From the Quercus lobata isolate SW786 chromosome 6, ValleyOak3.0 Primary Assembly, whole genome shotgun sequence genome, one window contains:
- the LOC115994137 gene encoding uncharacterized protein LOC115994137 isoform X3, whose protein sequence is MALSLTTIRLCSWPWPSRDRFATTSAEKHVWKKNREEKERRRRRKEGYWQQKFQGLLSIPSQIAEKRAWEGSFSQIADTQDFMLNLEEREEREGKRKVASDNELNFRKWKDLYGYTKGPANAFGVVVEQNLSNDQEGLTPCF, encoded by the exons ATGGCTCTGAGTCTGACCACAATAAGACTCTGCTCATGGCCATGGCCATCAAGGGACAGATTTGCGACAACTTcagcag AGAAACACGTATGGAAGAAGAACAGAGaggaaaaagagaggagaagaagaagaaaagagggaTACTGGCAGCAGAAATTTCAGGGGTTGTTGTCTATTCCATCACAAATCGCAGAGAAACGGGCATGGGAGGGATCCTTCTCACAAATCGCAGACACTCAGGATTTTATGTT GAACTTGGaggaaagagaggagagagaagggAAAAGGAAGGTTGCAAGTGACAATGAATTGAATTTCAG GAAGTGGAAAGACTTATACGGTTATACCAAAGGTCCAGCCAATGCCTTTGGAGTAGTTGTAGAACAAAACTTATCAAATGATCAAGAAGGCTTAACCCCGTGTTTTTGA
- the LOC115994137 gene encoding uncharacterized protein LOC115994137 isoform X5 — translation MALSLTTIRLCSWPWPSRDRFATTSAEKHVWKKNREEKERRRRRKEGYWQQKFQGLLSIPSQIAEKRAWEGSFSQIADTQDFMLNLEEREEREGKRKVASDNELNFRQEVERLIRLYQRSSQCLWSSCRTKLIK, via the exons ATGGCTCTGAGTCTGACCACAATAAGACTCTGCTCATGGCCATGGCCATCAAGGGACAGATTTGCGACAACTTcagcag AGAAACACGTATGGAAGAAGAACAGAGaggaaaaagagaggagaagaagaagaaaagagggaTACTGGCAGCAGAAATTTCAGGGGTTGTTGTCTATTCCATCACAAATCGCAGAGAAACGGGCATGGGAGGGATCCTTCTCACAAATCGCAGACACTCAGGATTTTATGTT GAACTTGGaggaaagagaggagagagaagggAAAAGGAAGGTTGCAAGTGACAATGAATTGAATTTCAG aCAGGAAGTGGAAAGACTTATACGGTTATACCAAAGGTCCAGCCAATGCCTTTGGAGTAGTTGTAGAACAAAACTTATCAAATGA
- the LOC115994137 gene encoding uncharacterized protein LOC115994137 isoform X1 yields MALSLTTIRLCSWPWPSRDRFATTSAEKHVWKKNREEKERRRRRKEGYWQQKFQGLLSIPSQIAEKRAWEGSFSQIADTQDFMLNLEEREEREGKRKVASDNELNFRFSSEYFSQPPLTVTLSRTWRKEKREKGEGRLQMTMN; encoded by the exons ATGGCTCTGAGTCTGACCACAATAAGACTCTGCTCATGGCCATGGCCATCAAGGGACAGATTTGCGACAACTTcagcag AGAAACACGTATGGAAGAAGAACAGAGaggaaaaagagaggagaagaagaagaaaagagggaTACTGGCAGCAGAAATTTCAGGGGTTGTTGTCTATTCCATCACAAATCGCAGAGAAACGGGCATGGGAGGGATCCTTCTCACAAATCGCAGACACTCAGGATTTTATGTT GAACTTGGaggaaagagaggagagagaagggAAAAGGAAGGTTGCAAGTGACAATGAATTGAATTTCAG ATTTTCCTCCGAATATTTCTCCCAACCACCACTGACGGTGACACTGAGTA GAACTTGGAGGAAAGAGAAGAGGGAGAAAGGGGAAGGTAGGTTGCAAATGACCATGAATTGA
- the LOC115994137 gene encoding uncharacterized protein LOC115994137 isoform X4 produces the protein MALSLTTIRLCSWPWPSRDRFATTSAEKHVWKKNREEKERRRRRKEGYWQQKFQGLLSIPSQIAEKRAWEGSFSQIADTQDFMLNLEEREEREGKRKVASDNELNFRSKSSMLRKNLTICVAFLFSRNLEEREEGERGR, from the exons ATGGCTCTGAGTCTGACCACAATAAGACTCTGCTCATGGCCATGGCCATCAAGGGACAGATTTGCGACAACTTcagcag AGAAACACGTATGGAAGAAGAACAGAGaggaaaaagagaggagaagaagaagaaaagagggaTACTGGCAGCAGAAATTTCAGGGGTTGTTGTCTATTCCATCACAAATCGCAGAGAAACGGGCATGGGAGGGATCCTTCTCACAAATCGCAGACACTCAGGATTTTATGTT GAACTTGGaggaaagagaggagagagaagggAAAAGGAAGGTTGCAAGTGACAATGAATTGAATTTCAG GAGCAAATCAAGCATGCTGAGGAAAAATTTAACTATCTgtgttgcttttcttttctcaag GAACTTGGAGGAAAGAGAAGAGGGAGAAAGGGGAAGGTAG
- the LOC115994137 gene encoding uncharacterized protein LOC115994137 isoform X6 — translation MALSLTTIRLCSWPWPSRDRFATTSAEKHVWKKNREEKERRRRRKEGYWQQKFQGLLSIPSQIAEKRAWEGSFSQIADTQDFMLNLEEREEREGKRKVASDNELNFRNLEEREEGERGR, via the exons ATGGCTCTGAGTCTGACCACAATAAGACTCTGCTCATGGCCATGGCCATCAAGGGACAGATTTGCGACAACTTcagcag AGAAACACGTATGGAAGAAGAACAGAGaggaaaaagagaggagaagaagaagaaaagagggaTACTGGCAGCAGAAATTTCAGGGGTTGTTGTCTATTCCATCACAAATCGCAGAGAAACGGGCATGGGAGGGATCCTTCTCACAAATCGCAGACACTCAGGATTTTATGTT GAACTTGGaggaaagagaggagagagaagggAAAAGGAAGGTTGCAAGTGACAATGAATTGAATTTCAG GAACTTGGAGGAAAGAGAAGAGGGAGAAAGGGGAAGGTAG
- the LOC115994137 gene encoding uncharacterized protein LOC115994137 isoform X2 yields MALSLTTIRLCSWPWPSRDRFATTSAEKHVWKKNREEKERRRRRKEGYWQQKFQGLLSIPSQIAEKRAWEGSFSQIADTQDFMLNLEEREEREGKRKVASDNELNFRSKSSMLRKNLTICVAFLFSRLSDYKLFLLVDLTYLF; encoded by the exons ATGGCTCTGAGTCTGACCACAATAAGACTCTGCTCATGGCCATGGCCATCAAGGGACAGATTTGCGACAACTTcagcag AGAAACACGTATGGAAGAAGAACAGAGaggaaaaagagaggagaagaagaagaaaagagggaTACTGGCAGCAGAAATTTCAGGGGTTGTTGTCTATTCCATCACAAATCGCAGAGAAACGGGCATGGGAGGGATCCTTCTCACAAATCGCAGACACTCAGGATTTTATGTT GAACTTGGaggaaagagaggagagagaagggAAAAGGAAGGTTGCAAGTGACAATGAATTGAATTTCAG GAGCAAATCAAGCATGCTGAGGAAAAATTTAACTATCTgtgttgcttttcttttctcaagGTTGAGTGATTATAAACTATTTCTTTTGGTAGACTTGACCTACTTATTCTAG
- the LOC115994137 gene encoding uncharacterized protein LOC115994137 isoform X7, producing the protein MALSLTTIRLCSWPWPSRDRFATTSAEICWSVIECFREEGRDGDKSKVLVAMLKETVDLRNTYGRRTERKKRGEEEEKRDTGSRNFRGCCLFHHKSQRNGHGRDPSHKSQTLRILC; encoded by the exons ATGGCTCTGAGTCTGACCACAATAAGACTCTGCTCATGGCCATGGCCATCAAGGGACAGATTTGCGACAACTTcagcag AAATTTGTTGGAGTGTGATAGAGTGTtttagagaggaaggaagagatGGGGACAAGTCTAAAGTATTGGTGGCTATGTTGAAGGAAACCGTGGATTTG AGAAACACGTATGGAAGAAGAACAGAGaggaaaaagagaggagaagaagaagaaaagagggaTACTGGCAGCAGAAATTTCAGGGGTTGTTGTCTATTCCATCACAAATCGCAGAGAAACGGGCATGGGAGGGATCCTTCTCACAAATCGCAGACACTCAGGATTTTATGTT GA